From the genome of Canis lupus familiaris isolate Mischka breed German Shepherd chromosome 8, alternate assembly UU_Cfam_GSD_1.0, whole genome shotgun sequence, one region includes:
- the CPSF2 gene encoding cleavage and polyadenylation specificity factor subunit 2: MTSIIKLTTLSGVQEESALCYLLQVDEFRFLLDCGWDEHFSMDIIDSLRKHVHQIDAVLLSHPDPLHLGALPYAVGKLGLNCAIYATIPVYKMGQMFMYDLYQSRHNTEDFTLFTLDDVDAAFDKIQQLKFSQIVNLKGKGHGLSITPLPAGHMIGGTIWKIVKDGEEEIVYAVDFNHKREIHLNGCSLEMLSRPSLLITDSFNATYVQPRRKQRDEQLLTNVLETLRGDGNVLIAVDTAGRVLELAQLLDQIWRTKDAGLGVYSLALLNNVSYNVVEFSKSQVEWMSDKLMRCFEDKRNNPFQFRHLSLCHGLSDLARVPSPKVVLASQPDLECGFSRDLFIQWCQDPKNSIILTYRTTPGTLARFLIDNPSEKITEIELRKRVKLEGKELEEYLEKEKLKKEAAKKLEQSKEADIDSSDESDVEEDIDQPSAHKMKHDLMMKGEGSRKGSFFKQAKKSYPMFPAPEERIKWDEYGEIIKPEDFLVPELQATEEEKSKLESGLTNGDEPMDQDLSDVPTKCISTTESIEIKARVTYIDYEGRSDGDSIKKIINQMKPRQLIIVHGPPEASQDLAECCRAFGGKDIKVYMPKLHETVDATSETHIYQVRLKDSLVSSLQFCKAKDAELAWIDGVLDMRVSKVDTGVILEEGELKDDGEDSEMQVDAPSDSSVIAQQKAMKSLFGDDEKETGEESEIIPTLEPLPPHEVPGHQSVFMNEPRLSDFKQVLLREGIQAEFVGGVLVCNNQVAVRRTETGRIGLEGCLCQDFYRIRDLLYEQYAIV, translated from the exons ATGACATCTATTATCAAATTAACTACCCTCTCTGGGGTTCAAGAAGAGTCTGCTCTTTGCTATCTTCTGCAAGTTGATGAGTTTAGATTTCTGTTGGACTGTGGCTGGGATGAGCACTTTTCTATGGATATTATAGATTCCCTGAGGAA GCATGTTCACCAAATTGATGCAGTACTGTTGTCTCACCCCGATCCTCTGCATCTTGGTGCCCTCCCGTACGCCGTCGGAAAGCTGGGTCTGAACTGTGCTATCTACGCAACCATTCCGGTTTATAAAATGGGACAGATGTTCATGTATGATCTTTACCAG TCTCGACACAATACAGAAGACTTTACACTCTTTACATTAGATGATGTGGATGCAGCCTTTGATAAGATACAGCAGTTAAAATTCTCTCAGATTGTGAATTTGAAAg GTAAAGGACATGGCTTGTCTATCACACCTCTGCCAGCTGGTCATATGATAGGTGGAACAATATGGAAAATAGTCaaagatggagaagaagaaatTGTTTACGCAGTTGACTTTAACCACAAGAGGGAGAT CCATTTAAATGGATGTTCCCTGGAAATGCTAAGCAGACCCTCCCTGCTTATCACAGATTCATTTAATGCTACATATGTGCAGCctaggagaaaacagagagacGAGCAACTTCTGA CAAATGTCCTGGAAACGCTTCGAGGTGATGGAAATGTATTAATAGCAGTGGACACTGCAGGCAGAGTTTTGGAACTTGCTCAACTTCTTGATCAGATCTGGAGAACTAAAGATGCAGGACTGGGTGTCTACTCACTGGCGCTCCTGAATAATGTCAGCTATAATGTAGTGGAGTTTTCTAAGTCCCAG GTAGAATGGATGAGTGACAAATTGATGAGATGttttgaagacaaaagaaacaatccaTTTCAGTTTCGTCATCTCTCTTTATGTCATGGTCTTTCTGACTTGGCTCGAGTACCTAGCCCCAAAGTAGTACTCGCCAGCCAGCCTGACCTGGAATGTGGATTTTCAAGGGATCTCTTCATTCAATGGTGTCAGGACCCTAAAAATTCAATCATTCTAACTTACAGAACTACTCCTGGGACTTTAGCACGTTTCCTAATTGATAATCCTTCtgaaaaaattacagaaatagag TTGAGGAAACGTGTGAAGCTTGAAGGAAAAGAACTAGAAGAatacttagaaaaagagaaactaaagaaagagGCAGCAAAAAAACTTGAGCAGTCAAAAGA GGCAGACATAGATTCCAGTGATGAGAGTGATGTTGAGGAAGACATTGACCAGCCATCAGCTCATAAGATGAAGCATGACCTGATGATGAAAGGTGAAGGTAGTCGGAAAGGAAGTTTCTTCAAACAGGCTAAAAAGTCTTACCCTATGTTTCCTGCCccagaagaaagaattaaatggGATGAATATGGAGAAATTATCAA ACCAGAAGATTTCTTAGTTCCAGAACTCCAAGCgactgaagaagagaaaagcaaattagaATCTGGCTTGACAAATGGAGATGAACCCATGGATCAGGACTTATCTGATGTTCCTACCAAGTGTATTTCTACAACAGAGTCTATTGAAATAAA AGCCAGAGTTACTTACATAGACTATGAAGGACGCTCTGATGGAGATTccattaaaaagatcattaatCAGATGAAACCACGACAGTTAATCATTGTCCATGGACCACCAGAGGCCAGTCAGGATCTCGCAGAGTGCTGTCGTGCATTTGGTGGGAAAGATATTAAAGTGTACATGCCAAAGCTACATGAAACAGTGGATGCCACTAGTGAAACTCATATCTACCAG GTGAGATTGAAAGATTCACTCGTCAGCTCCCTTCAGTTTTGTAAGGCAAAAGATGCTGAATTAGCTTGGATAGACGGTGTCTTGGACATGAGAGTTTCCAAAGTGGACACAGGAGTTATTTTAGAAGAAGGAGAACTGAAGGATGATGGAGAAGACTCCGAAATGCAAGTGGACGCTCCTTCGGATTCCAGCGTTATAGCACAACAGAAGGCCATGAAGAGTCTGTTTGGGGATGATGAGAAAGAGACAGGTGAAGAAAGCGAGATCATTCCAACCTTGGAACCATTGCCTCCCCacgag GTTCCTGGACATCAGTCAGTTTTTATGAACGAACCAAGACTGTCAGACTTCAAACAAGTTCTTTTACGGGAGGGGATTCAAGCTGAATTTGTAGGAGGTGTGCTTGTTTGCAACAATCAAGTAGCGGTCCGTAGA ACGGAAACTGGACGCATTGGATTAGAAGGCTGCCTTTGTCAAGATTTTTATAGGATAAGAGACCTTTTATATGAACAGTATGCCATTGTGTAA